One Glycine max cultivar Williams 82 chromosome 8, Glycine_max_v4.0, whole genome shotgun sequence genomic window, GACTTGTTTGCCTCACCAAAAGCCTGAGACTTTGTTCCTGCACTGCTAGGTCTTTGCATCTGTGGGCTGCCTGCAGGTACAGCACTGAAGCTATCTGTTCCAAAACCCCATGAATCAAAATCAGTAGCTAGAGGAACAGGTTGCTTGTTCTGCTGACCATTTTTCACCCTGACAGATTTGGAGGTATTCTCGGCTGAAAGAGACCTTTGTTGTTGCGGTTCCTCTGGAAAAGCTTGCCATGACTTATCCTGCAGTTGCAATGAAACACAACCTTGTGTCAGAAACACAACCTACACAAAATCAGCAAGACAACTGAAACTACAAAATGCTTATTACCGAAGATGCAGATGCAGATGCAGACGATGTAACTGCGGGAGAGATTTTCAAACCCTCTCTACTTGGTGAAGGAGTCCTAGCTGCGAGTGCTTGCTTGAGATCCTGCAATTCTTGCCTTTGTGATCGGCAGATAGCAGAAAGCTTTTCGTACTTTGATGTTATTTCAGCTTTTTCCAAATTAGCTTCCTTCAGCTTCTCTTTGAGTATCTCCACCTCAGCCTCTAATGCTTGTTCCCTTTCGGGTTTGTTATTAAGTCCAGGGTTGAGCTTAGTGGCATCGAATTCAGCAACAAAAGTGTTAAAAGCCTGGTTTTGAAAGTTAGTTGTACTCTCACCTACACGATCTTTATCCtcaaacaaatttaattcaaaatcctTGGAGGGTGCCGTATCAGGCTTGGGTAATTTTCCATGTGTACTGCTTTTCACAGTATGAGTTTGCGTGTTAACCACTTTGTTAGGACCATCATTTTTGGGTAATTGATCGTTTTCAGGACGAATTCTATCATGTTTCAGTGAAAAATGGTGGCTAGATGGTTCTTCATCAAAAATGGGTTTGCTCTTATCCTCAGCAACAAGTGATTCCTTCGCATGCTGAGTGGACCAGAAAGCACCAAGTGCACCCCCACTTCCCCCTCCCCTAGAAGCAGGGGATGGCTGTGGTGAAGTTTTGGGTTCTCCAGATGAAGGTGGAGGAGGTGGGTTCCTACGAGGCATTGGAGGTGATCTGTTTGAGGGCATTGACACACCTGCCAAAATATAGCAATGGATCAATTTTCTCAGTCAATATGTAGGGAAGAAATTGTATATACAACTCCAATCTTCTGACTTATGCAAAGAAATTATGGTGTCAAATTCACATCTAGGGTAATATTTTGCGTCACCTTCATGATCGTTGGATGAGGGCAATTCAGGTGGTCTGTCAGGTAATGACTTCTGTAAATTAATAGGTAGTTGCTCATTAACACGAAACCAGACCTGCCACCACGGAAGAACATCCAAAGTCAGTAATTAATTGCCCTAATTCTAGTACCTATGAATGCTATTGATGGATGATCTATGACCAACCTAAACTGATGGAGATGAATGGCCAATCAAGCAAAGCGCTTGCCTGCGTGATATCTGGTCTGTTATCTGGTCTAGCTTGGAGCATGTCTCTTATCAAGTCCGTCACAGGTGAATTGTATTTTGGTAATTCAGGAATGCGGTAGTTTCCATTTAAGACTTGGAGCTTTGACTCCCCATCAAAAGCACTTTTGAAGTAGCATATGCGAAAAAGGAGACACCCAAGAGCCTATGTATTCAATCAGTAATATGATTCCTCAATTAGCATAGAAAGATTTggcaaatatttatataattaaaaagatgaGGTTTAGGCATGCATGACTTACCCATATGTCCACCTTCTCATTAATAACTTCTCTCAAGAACAGATCCCACATCTAAAATGcacaaacaaatgaaaattcGTATCACACATGGCCATAAATTTTTTGGGTATAAAGAAAGGGATTCTATGGTGATAGCCTGAGCAACAGGTGCAAACCTCCACCTACCCATTAGCAGTGGTGACCAGGGAAATAGGGATACACTTAATCCCCAGGAAGAACCAAGATCAAACCTGTACACCACATGCCCAATCCAAGAATTGAACCCAGGCACTCCCATAACTTGGAAGAGGCTGTGGTGCTTTCACCACAACCTTCAGTGGTGACCTAATTTTATTTAGAGAAGACAAATTTACCTCGGGGGCCCTGTAGGCAGGGGTTGTGTACTTCCTGATATTGTCTTCCTCAATCCCCATTTCTTCTGGCTTTTCAAAACGTTTGTGATTGGTGGAAGTGCTTCCAAAATCACATAACTTCCATAAGCCATCTGAACCTAATAAAAGATTCTCTGCTTTCAAGTCTCTAGGAAACACAAAgaggaaaatagaagaaattaataataaagaaagcACCTTATAGGCTTCCATCtgatttgtcataatttttcaatgatgtcaaaagaaaaagacaaaattcAGTCTAACAGAAT contains:
- the LOC100808507 gene encoding probable serine/threonine-protein kinase DDB_G0280111, yielding MWRFKPFSHKEQTGLEGRTIDVGNLKIHVIKAIAEGGFSCVYLARDAVHMSKQYALKHMICNDEESLGLVKKEISVMKVLAGHPNVVTLHAHAIFDMGRTKEAFLVMEFCERSLVNVLESRGAGYFDEKQVLLIFRDVCNAVLAMHCQSPPIAHRDLKAENLLLGSDGLWKLCDFGSTSTNHKRFEKPEEMGIEEDNIRKYTTPAYRAPEMWDLFLREVINEKVDIWALGCLLFRICYFKSAFDGESKLQVLNGNYRIPELPKYNSPVTDLIRDMLQARPDNRPDITQVWFRVNEQLPINLQKSLPDRPPELPSSNDHEGVSMPSNRSPPMPRRNPPPPPSSGEPKTSPQPSPASRGGGSGGALGAFWSTQHAKESLVAEDKSKPIFDEEPSSHHFSLKHDRIRPENDQLPKNDGPNKVVNTQTHTVKSSTHGKLPKPDTAPSKDFELNLFEDKDRVGESTTNFQNQAFNTFVAEFDATKLNPGLNNKPEREQALEAEVEILKEKLKEANLEKAEITSKYEKLSAICRSQRQELQDLKQALAARTPSPSREGLKISPAVTSSASASASSDKSWQAFPEEPQQQRSLSAENTSKSVRVKNGQQNKQPVPLATDFDSWGFGTDSFSAVPAGSPQMQRPSSAGTKSQAFGEANKSTSQPAGWAGF